Sequence from the Methanosarcina siciliae T4/M genome:
TTTCGGCTATTACCAGAGATATAACCGAAAACAAAAGAGCAGAACATAAACTTCGAGAAAGTGAGGAGATGTACCGCAACATCGTAGAGACAGCCAACGAAGGTGTGCTCATAATTGATGATAAGACCATGATCACTTATGCTAATAAAAAAATGACGGATATGTCCGGATACCGTCTGGAAGAAAGTATTGGCAGACTGATATGGGACTTCATCAGTGAAGAAAGTAAGGCTATCGCCAAACTGAACCTGGGAAGGAGGCGGCGGGGTGCCAATGGAAGCTACGAATTGAAATTGATACGTGGGGATGGCTCACCCTTGTGGGTACTTATAAACGCTAAATCTCTTTTTGATATGGGTGGCAAGTTTGCAGGCTCTCTGAGCATGCTTACTGACGTCACCGAGCGAAAAGAAGCTGAAGAGACCCTTGCAAATATCGAGATTGCCCGCAAAAAGGAAATTCACCACAGAATTAAGAATAACCTGCAGGTAATTTCCTCTCTGCTGGACCTGCAGGCTGAAAAGTTCAATAAAAGAGAGGATATTAAGGATTCGGAAGTGCTGGAAGCCTTCAGGGAAAGCCAGGATAGAGTAATATCTATGGCTCTTATCCATGAGGAACTGTACAAAGGTGGAGAGTTCGATACACTTGACTTTTCGTCTTACATTGAGGAACTCACTGAGAATCTTTTCCTGACATACAGGCTTGGAAATACAGACTTCAGCTTAAACATGGATCTGGAAGAAAATATTTTCTTTGATATGGATACTGCAGTCCCGTTAGGGATGATCATTAATGAACTTGTTTCCAATTCCTTCAAGTATGCATTTCAAGGAAGAAGCAGGGGAGAAATCCGAATCAAACTCCGTAGAGAAAAAAAAGGAAAGTGTATAAACAATGGAGAAAAAAGCAAAAAAGAAGGCTGTAAGAGTAAAAATTTTACTCTAACCGTTTCAGATAACGGCGTGGGCATTCCTGAAAATTTTGATATTGAAGATCTTGACAGTCTTGGGTTTCAGCTAATAACTTCTCTTGTAGACCAGTTAGATGGGAAACTTGAACTGAAAAGGAACAATGGGACAGAGGTTACTGTAAGGTTCACAGTAAGAGATAAAAATGAATAAGCATCGGCGAAATCTCAATAAAATTAGCTTAAGAAATACCAATAAAATTAGCTTAATATACCTCATTTATATTTGGTTCAAAAGATTTGTAAGAACCTCATTTTTTGATCCAGTTAATCCTGAATAATGCAAAAAATTATTTTGATCGTTGAACTGTCATTTCTTCATTTCTTTCCTCGGCATAAGGTTCAAGAGCACTCGGCTCACCTCCCCCGTGCCAGCTTCTTCTCGGCCGGATGCGTACCATATGGACAGATTCTGAGTGGTCGTCCACTATCAATGCTGCTCCCTTTTCGCTTCCCATTTTCTTAAGGTATGTCCTGAGGCTTTCCTGCATATAAAGAGGTCTGGAACTTTCAAGAGCAAGGATATCATCACTTGAGGTAAGGCGGTGGCAGATAAGCAGGTCACTCTGCGAGACAACATCAGGTTGAAGGCTTGCAGGCCTCTGGGTTGCCAGTACCAGGGAGAGCCCGGGCTGCCTGCCCTGCCTGAGGCAGCGGTTAATAAGCATTTCGGAAGCCAGGCTTTCTCTTCCCGCAGGCACGAAGATGTGGGCCTCATCGATAAACAGCCAGACCATGGGAAATTCTTTTCCTTCAGGTTTTTCTCCCATCTGCTTTTTTTCGTAGGATCTTCTTGCCTCAAGCCTTTCCGCATAAAACCTGCCCGCAAGAATTGATACTGCCGCAGCACAAACGTTTTCGTTTTCCAGGGGACTTACATCAAGAACTGTTGTCCTGCCTCCGGATATCAATTCTGATAGAGATGTTCCTTCTTTTGAGAACAGCCCCCAGGCTTTCACAGCCCTGAAATAGTTTTCTGCAGCCCCTTTAGTTGTCGGGTCCGAACGAGTGTCCAGGAAGATCTCACTGATGATGTCTTCAAAAGAATAATGGTGGCCTTTCTCCCGGAGTGATTCAATGGTTCTTACGAGCAGGATCCCAAGAGGAGAAACCTCTTCAATTTTGAGAACCCTGCACCATTGGCTTCCGGATAGGTCCCGGATAGAAATCGAAAAAGGTTTTACCTCTATGTTTCGCTTCCTATAGGCTTCCACCTTTCCTGCTGGCACGAAAACCTCGGTCTCGAGGCCTTTGGGGGCGAGACCCCAGTTTTTCAGTCTTCCTGTTTCGGAAGCATTCGGATAACTCATTGTCCAGAATATCCCCATGGTATCGATGATAAGAGAGGCAAGTTTTCCCTTGATGGCAGGATGAAGAAAGGCAAGCTCTTCCAGCATACATCCCATCGTGTAGGACTTTCCGTATCCTCTTTTCCCGCAGATCAAAACAGCATGGGGCTTAAGGGCATCCAGATAAACGGCGGCACCCCTTGAATGGTCAAGTGCCATATAGTTCCCAAGAAACAGGAGGCCTTCTCCATTATTTTCTTCGTTCCCGAGCACTCGCAGCGTCCCGCTGAGCCTTCCCCCGAAAACAGGTCTGAACTTTTTATTCTTTCCTTCAGGCATCCTTGATAGTATCGGATTGACTTCTACTTAAAATAATTTATTACTATGTAATAAAATAATATTCCCAAACCCGACAATATATCCAAATCAGGGCTTGAAAGCTTGTTTCAAGCCGGAAAGTGAAAAAAAGTATGATTTTTGAAAAAGTATGAATTTTGAAAGCTTCTGAATTCTCCAACAGCTTCAGGATATTATTTTATCCAGCTGGTTTTTCCATACTGCTTCTTTAATTTCCTGGGCTATTCTCCGTCCGGTTGAGAGGTCTTCCTGAATCAGGTCCGCATAGGGAGAGCCTGAAATGTAAAGGTTTGTCCCTGCCACGATCCGGGCAGAAATCTCAAATACCTTGATTTCAAGGGAGTCCGTGAAGACGGTTTCAAGGCAGAAAGCCCCTATCATCCCGCCGAAAAGCCCGAGAGACTCTTCAACTACTCTTTCTCCAAGGGAGAAGATAAGGGGCAGGAGGGATTCTCTTGCGACAAGAGGGACGTTTCCTGTGACTACATATGTCGGGCGGATCCCGGCTTCGATAAGTTCTCTGGGGGAACCGAGCCTGAAGATTTCATCGGCATTGGATTCCACTCTGCGATCCATGCTGAGAAGCTCAAGGCTTCCTTCGCTTAAAGTATATCCTTCGTTTCGGATAGGGGAATAGAAGTAATGCAGGTAATAGCGAGTTCCTGTAATGAACTCCTGAATAGTGTACTTCTGGGTATGGTCAACGAGTTCGTCGAATTCCTCGTAGGTTTTTGCAACGAAGAAGCCTTTTCCTCCTTTTGCCCCGTTGTACTTGACCATCACAGGCCCGTTAATGTCATGGGGATCATCTATTTTCCCGGGCATATGGATGCCTGCTCCGAGCAGCCATTCCCTTTCTTTGTCCCTGTCCGATTCCCACTCCAGTACAGCCCGGTTCCCAAAGGTGGGAACGGCCATCTCTGCAAAGTTCTCAGTGCCAAGGTAAGCAACAAATGAGCCGTGAGGGATAATGATTACGTTTCTCTTTCTGAGTTCCTCAGCCTTATTCATGATATCCGAATAGCTGTCAACAATAAGATACTCATCGGGTTTTGCTTTGGGGAATGCCTCATAGAATTTAGGCGGTTTGCCAACGCAGATCCCCAGAGTTCTGAAACCTTCTTTTCGAGCTCCATCAAAAATTTGAAGGCTTGAGTGAGAACAGACTGTTGCAATAGTAATGTTTTCTATATCGTAATTTTTCAGAAATTCAAGAATCTGCTGTTTTGTGATCATGATTGCTACCAGCGGAAAATTTAGATTAGAATACACAATGTTGTATTTAAGGTTAAGGGCAGGCTTCTATATATAAATATAGCAGCCTATCTATAATAAATTGAAGAAATAAAAACTTTATATTAAGATCGGTTCAAAGTACAGTACAGAGTATACTTAAAATACTGATAATAAGGTTTTTAATTCAGGAAATACGCATGAAAGGGCTTGAAGATAGAGACGGTTTATCCGAAATCGGCGCGCCTCCCCAGGGGCCTGGATCAGAGGAGCAGGATAACAGGGTGCTTGTTCTCCCTGTAAACGGGGATTCAAGAAAAATTACCCAGGTCCTCTCCAACGAAACCTCATTGAAAATTCTTGAACTTCTCGGGAAGAAAAGCATGTCTGCAACCAATATTGCAGAAGAGTTGAAGCTCCCCCTTACCACAGTCAAGTATAATCTGGATTCTCTGGCCGAATCCGACCTTATTAAGGTCAAACAGATAAAGTGGAGCCAGAAAGGGAGGCAGGTCAAGATCTACGAGTCAGCGGAAAAGCTGATTGTCCTTGTCCCTTCCAGAAGCACGATGGATAAACTCTCCATTATAAACTTGCTGCAGAAATACATCGGAGTAATAGGAGCAGCCGTCTTTGCTGCTGCAGGAATAGAATACCTCTCGGCCTATCTACGGGCAAAAAAGATTATTGATGCCACGGCTCCTTTGCGGAGGGGGATCACGGGTCCGGTAAATGAGACTTATCCAGAAGCAACAATTATGGAGACCGTTGAAACAGAAAACCTGAGCCCGGAATCAGATAGTTATAATTCGGATTTTGACAAGGTAGTGCCGGAAGAGGAGGTAATGGATGAGGAAGTAGTGGTAGAGGGGGCAATGGATGAGACCCCCGAAACCTTTGCCGGGCAGCAGGTAGAAGACGGTGGGGGTGCGGAAAATCTTTCATCGGGAGCAGGAACCGGAGGGGAAACCTTCCAGGGAGAAGCTGCAACGGAAGTCTCTGCCTCTGAGACTCTGGACTCTACTTCGGATTTGCCTTCGGTTCCTTCGGAAGGGCTCACCCCTCTCGGAGGGCTTCATGGGCTTTACGATACTCTTTCTCTTCACCCGGGGGTCTGGTTCCTTTTCGGCTGCATCTTTGTAATATTTTTGATAATTGTAAGAGAAGTCTATTATAAGAAAAAAACCAAGTAATCAGGGATTGTATGAGAGTCGCTTTAAAACTTGCATACATAGGCACCGAGTTTCATGGGTCCCAGATTCAGCCGAATGTTGAGACCGTGGAGAAAGAACTCTTCAAGGCTCTTCGGAACCTCAGGATTATAGAAAGCCCCAAATCTGCGAGCTATACCTGTGCGGGCAGGACTGATGCAGGAGTCCATGCCCTCGGACAGGTTGTTGCTTTTGATACGGAAAAACCGAACCTGGCAATTCCAAGAGTTATCAACTCCGAACTCCCTCCGGCCATATGGGCATGGGCTCATGCGGAAGTCCCCTACTACTTTGATGCAAGGAGAAGTGCGGTTTCCAGGCATTACCGCTACGTGATGAGCGGCGATGATTATGATATTTCAAAGATGAGGGAAGCTTCAAAACTGTTGCTCGGAACCCACAATTTTGAAAATTTTTCCAGGGCAAACGGTGAAAAAAGTACTGTTCGCACTCTGGAGAGGATCAACGTCCGTTTAGACGGGGAAATTACAAAGATTGATGTTGTTGGTAACAGTTTTCTCTGGAACATGGTAAGAAAAATAGTGACAGCTCTCTCAATGATCGGAAACGGGGTGCGTGATAATGACTGGTTGCTCCAGATGCTGAATCCCGATATTTATGAAGAAGGAATCGAACCGGCTCCTCCCTACGGGCTAACCCTTATGGGAGTAAATTATGGAGAAAATATAGAATGGATTGAAGATGATTACTCGATCAGGCGGGCAGGTGAGCAGAACCACAAACGCATTCTCAGACACAGGGTAATGGCTGAGGTGCTGGAAGAACTGATTTCCCATGAGTGAGAAATACCTTTAAATGTGAAAAATCACCTTTCTATCGTTAACCTCTTTTTAAATCCCTTTACCCAACTTTATTCACCTTACTTTATTCTTTTTTCCTGTTCTTCACTTTGTTCTTCACTTTTTACTGCCCTTTACTCTTTCAGTTTTCCGAAAAATTCTACTTCATATCCTTCTGGAAAATAGTTATTATTCGCGTGAGGCTCCTGTGAACTCTCTGCACGTAAATCTCAAGAACCTTAAGTCCTGCTTTCTCTCCATACTCAAATGATGTTTTGTCCGAGACAACAACTGCGATAGCTCCGGGTTTTAAGACACGGTGGATTTCTTCAAGGGCGCCGGAGTAAAGCTCTTCTAAGGACCCTGCAAGGATTGCTGCAGACCTTCCATAGGGAGGGTCGGTGACAACGGCATCGATTGTAGAGTCCTTCAGAGGGATCCTGCAGGCATCCCCTTCCATCAGTAGGTAGTCCAGTTCGTAGGCCTCAAGGTTCATGTGAGCCCCGAGGACAAGTTTTTCCTGGGCATCGACCCCGATGACCCTCGCCCTCACAAGCCCGGCTTCTACGAGTATGCCGGCAGTGCCGCAGAAAGGATCAAGAAAAAGCTCCCCGGGCTTTATCCCGGAAAGGTTTGTAAGGGCGCGGGCAACCCTGGGCATGAGGACTCCGGGGTGAAAAAATGGCTTGTTCTGGGGAGTCCTGGCTTCATAAGCACTCCGGTCAACTGAAGATAGGAG
This genomic interval carries:
- a CDS encoding ATP-binding protein; the protein is MPEGKNKKFRPVFGGRLSGTLRVLGNEENNGEGLLFLGNYMALDHSRGAAVYLDALKPHAVLICGKRGYGKSYTMGCMLEELAFLHPAIKGKLASLIIDTMGIFWTMSYPNASETGRLKNWGLAPKGLETEVFVPAGKVEAYRKRNIEVKPFSISIRDLSGSQWCRVLKIEEVSPLGILLVRTIESLREKGHHYSFEDIISEIFLDTRSDPTTKGAAENYFRAVKAWGLFSKEGTSLSELISGGRTTVLDVSPLENENVCAAAVSILAGRFYAERLEARRSYEKKQMGEKPEGKEFPMVWLFIDEAHIFVPAGRESLASEMLINRCLRQGRQPGLSLVLATQRPASLQPDVVSQSDLLICHRLTSSDDILALESSRPLYMQESLRTYLKKMGSEKGAALIVDDHSESVHMVRIRPRRSWHGGGEPSALEPYAEERNEEMTVQRSK
- a CDS encoding formate--phosphoribosylaminoimidazolecarboxamide ligase → MITKQQILEFLKNYDIENITIATVCSHSSLQIFDGARKEGFRTLGICVGKPPKFYEAFPKAKPDEYLIVDSYSDIMNKAEELRKRNVIIIPHGSFVAYLGTENFAEMAVPTFGNRAVLEWESDRDKEREWLLGAGIHMPGKIDDPHDINGPVMVKYNGAKGGKGFFVAKTYEEFDELVDHTQKYTIQEFITGTRYYLHYFYSPIRNEGYTLSEGSLELLSMDRRVESNADEIFRLGSPRELIEAGIRPTYVVTGNVPLVARESLLPLIFSLGERVVEESLGLFGGMIGAFCLETVFTDSLEIKVFEISARIVAGTNLYISGSPYADLIQEDLSTGRRIAQEIKEAVWKNQLDKIIS
- a CDS encoding ArsR/SmtB family transcription factor — encoded protein: MKGLEDRDGLSEIGAPPQGPGSEEQDNRVLVLPVNGDSRKITQVLSNETSLKILELLGKKSMSATNIAEELKLPLTTVKYNLDSLAESDLIKVKQIKWSQKGRQVKIYESAEKLIVLVPSRSTMDKLSIINLLQKYIGVIGAAVFAAAGIEYLSAYLRAKKIIDATAPLRRGITGPVNETYPEATIMETVETENLSPESDSYNSDFDKVVPEEEVMDEEVVVEGAMDETPETFAGQQVEDGGGAENLSSGAGTGGETFQGEAATEVSASETLDSTSDLPSVPSEGLTPLGGLHGLYDTLSLHPGVWFLFGCIFVIFLIIVREVYYKKKTK
- the truA gene encoding tRNA pseudouridine(38-40) synthase TruA, which gives rise to MRVALKLAYIGTEFHGSQIQPNVETVEKELFKALRNLRIIESPKSASYTCAGRTDAGVHALGQVVAFDTEKPNLAIPRVINSELPPAIWAWAHAEVPYYFDARRSAVSRHYRYVMSGDDYDISKMREASKLLLGTHNFENFSRANGEKSTVRTLERINVRLDGEITKIDVVGNSFLWNMVRKIVTALSMIGNGVRDNDWLLQMLNPDIYEEGIEPAPPYGLTLMGVNYGENIEWIEDDYSIRRAGEQNHKRILRHRVMAEVLEELISHE
- a CDS encoding TRM11 family SAM-dependent methyltransferase — translated: MLYAFELSGEHEELPAAEVLACLKIEGLDFRLHSRVDQCLVVDIAGREEDVEKTLAGPVTGRLAMTHHILKVVGTTENNPDAFLKLAEAFEPEGYIREGESFVVRAKRIKHHVDFPCEYLEQKIGGFIYRKGFRANLKNPDVEFRLILSEKAVLGTLLSSVDRSAYEARTPQNKPFFHPGVLMPRVARALTNLSGIKPGELFLDPFCGTAGILVEAGLVRARVIGVDAQEKLVLGAHMNLEAYELDYLLMEGDACRIPLKDSTIDAVVTDPPYGRSAAILAGSLEELYSGALEEIHRVLKPGAIAVVVSDKTSFEYGEKAGLKVLEIYVQRVHRSLTRIITIFQKDMK